One Triticum dicoccoides isolate Atlit2015 ecotype Zavitan chromosome 3B, WEW_v2.0, whole genome shotgun sequence genomic window, CCACCACTGCCATGGCTGATGGTCTTCAGATCGTTGCCGCGGAGCTTCTCGTATGGCTGCTCGCCTCCGTTCGTCAGAGCCCCAAGCACTGCCGCCGTGGGGCGTCCCCCTCCCGTCGCTCCTTCTACTCCTCCGCGGCTCACCGCCGCCGTGGGGACTCCGGCGCTCCTTCTACTGCGCCGCGGCTCTAGCGGTAGCCATCCGCCGGCAAGGGCGCGGCCCTCACCTTATCCTGCTCCCCCACGGCTGGAAACGAAGCGGTCGTGGATAAATTGAAACAGGGAATCGCGGGTTGAATTCATACAGATTTAAGGGGGGTTATAAAAAACAAAACGTTTTTCTAGATTATTAAAATTAAAATatagggactgcgggttgaatattAAAAACGCAGGGACCATTTCGTAAAAATGTCACGACAGTGAACCCGACGGACTCgacccgtgctttattattagggaaagatatctTACAACTCACGTGAAAAACACGTGCAACTCGCTAGTACATATCATATAGGTCCACAATCTTCCCCCTTGGTATATCCCATTCACCATAACCCCGTTTTCATCGATTCCAAcactcactcttctctactcatcgaGCACTTTCTTTTGGGATCACCCTCACTAACATTTCATCCACCCACCTCCTTTTCCCCTCTTTTCTTCTTCCCCATCCTCTTCTCCTTCCCCGTCCTCCTCACTCTTtggtcatggatccgttctcgacGACTGGAGCTCCGGCGGAAGCGGCGGGCCGCGATGGTGCATCTCAGGTGCGTCCATGCCTGCGGTGCTCCCGCTAGGGTACGCGCACCCGACTCGGCCTTCTCCCGCTGGGACACGGGCAACCGACCCGAAATTCTCCCGTTCGGCAAGCGCGTTGATGCAAGGCGGCCTTCGAGGCCATGCCGCGCGCACATCCGCCTTCCCACGTTGCAGAAGAGCAAATTGCAGGCGGTGGCCNNNNNNNNNNNNNNNNNNNNNNNNNNNNNNNNNNNNNNNNNNNNNNNNNNNNNNNNNNNNNNNNNNNNNNNNNNNNNNNNNNNNNNNNNNNNNNNNNNNNNNNNNNNNNNNNNNNNNNNNNNNNNNNNNNNNNNNNNNNNNNNNNNNNNNNNNNNNNNNNNNNNNNNNNNNNNNNNNNNNNNNNNNNNNNNNNNNNNNNNNNNNNNNNNNNNNNNNNNNNNNNNNNNNNNNNNNNNNNNNNNNNNNNNNNNNNNNNNNNNNNNNNNNNNNNNNNNNNNNNNNNNNNNNNNNNNNNNNNNNNNNNNNNNNNNNNNatgtgggaggcggcagggcacgaCGTTGTAGGTAGAGGCGTCCCGGCGTTGTGGCCGGGGGCAGGCAGATCCGGCGATGCGGCTGGGCCGGAGGAAAGTGGCTGATGGCCGAATTTGGACCCCCTCCTCCCCCCCGGTGCTCCTTCCCCTGTTTGACCTCGCTGTCGGCCTTTTGGTGCTGCAGGTGGTGGGCGGCGGCGGGAAGAGTCGGTGAGAGGGGAGTGAGGAGCAGGACGAGGaaaagagggaagaagaggaagaaaaaaaggtGAGAGAAGATGgaaggctgacagatgggtccatctTCCACCTCAGCGTATTTGTCCATGTAAGAGCGTGGAATCAGCCTGACATGTGGGGCCAACCAGTCAGTTTTGTTGTTATACGCGGCTTACTTTCGAATCGGTGTGATTTGTTACTCACCTGACGCAAAAGTGGTGTTAGCTGCGACGTACTTTTGAATCGGTGTTACTCACTTGACGCAAAAGTGGTGGCCTTATATAATTTTTGGCAAAAACGATGGTTTTGAAGTATCATAGCCACAAATATGATGATTTTGAGCAATTTACTCGTTCTGAAACCATCAGGTTGATCCTTATGTTAAAAAAAATGCCAAATAAACTAGCGTGGTTACGATTAGGAGGAGGTGCATATGGATTAGTTGTGTCCCTATCTTTCTCCATGACTATATGCAACATCTTCGTAATCACTCTGAACATATTAAGCGCTTTattggcaaagaaaacaagaacaaATTAGTCAAACACTGGAGCGTCACGTGTGACGCCAAGCTAGTCAACCAGTCAGTTTTGCTGTTAGACACGGTTTACTTTCGAATCGGTGTGATTTGTTACTCACCTGACGCAAAAGTGGTGTTAGCCGCGACGTACTTTTGAATCGGTGTTACTCACTTGACGCAAAAGTGGCGGCCTTATATATTTTTTGGTAAAAACAATGGTTTTGAAGTACCGTATCCAGAAATATGATGATTTTGAGCAATTTACTCGTTCTGAAACCATCAGGTTGATCCTTGTGTTAAAAGAAAATATGCCAAATAAACTAGCCTGGTTAGGATTAGGAGGAGGTGCATATGAATTAATTGTGTCCCTACCTTTCTCCATGACTATATGCAACATCTTCGTAATCACTTGAACATATTAAGCGCTTTattggcaaagaaaacaagaacaaATTCATCAAACACTGAAGCGTCACGTGTGACGCCAAGCTAGTCAACCTTCTTCTGGCGAGTGAGATCTTGCCTACACTTGCAACGAGTTGGCTCTTCCGTGCAAGCATGCTGCGCACGCCAAAGGCGACGCACATGACATAATCACAGACTGTAGCAGCTTCTCTACCACCAACTGGTCAGCTTCATTTCTGCCTGTATAAATTAACAAGGACAATGAGGGTATTATTATTATCTTCAACTCCAAATTCAGTTCATAGCACAGAAACAGGAGAGCAAATAGTTTAATCGTGAGAGGAAGAGATCGATCGAAAACGATGGCCGGGGAAGGAGACGACGTCAAGCTGCTGGGCACGGTGGTGAGCCCGTTCGCGGTCCGCGTGCGCATGACCCTGCACCTCAAAGGTGTGAGCTACGAGGACCTGGAGCAGGACGTGTTCGACAAGGGCGAGCTCCTCCTCGCATCCAACCCGGTGCGCAAGAAGGTCCCCGTGCTCATCCTCATCCACGACGGCAGGCCCATCTGTGAGTCGCTCGTCATCGTCGAGTACGTCGACGAGGTCTGGGCCGGCGCGGCCCCGCTCCTCCCCACCGACCCCCACGGCCGCGCCGACGCGCGCTTCTGGGCAGCCTACGTCGACGACAAGGTGGTCACCGCGATGTTAGGCATCCTGCGCGCGACCACCGATGTGGAGCGGGCGGAGAGGCTCGACGCCGCGCTCGCGGCGGTCAGGCCCTTGGAGGACGCCTTTGCCGAGTGCTCTGGCGTCAAGGCCTTCTTCGCTGGCGACTCTGTCGGGTACCTCGACCTCGCGCTCGGGTGCCATCTCTTCTGGTTCGAGGCGCTCCGCGAGATGTTCGACGTGATGATCATCGACGCCGGCAGGACTCCGCGCTTGGCCGCCTGGGCTGGGAGGTTCGCGGAGACAGAGACGGCCAAGAAGGCGGCGTCACCCATTAAGAGCATAGTGGAATACGCCGGGAAGCTGCGGGCTATCTGGGCTGCCATTGCCGCGGCTGCCAAGTAATTAAGTGGCTGGGAAGAGCTTCTTGATTCGGCCCGACTCGAATTGGATCTCCTTTAACAGTTTAACATATGTAGATTTCATTTTTCTACAAACAGTGTTCACAATAAAATGGTCATTTTTTTTTGATAAAGTTGTGGCTGAGCAACCCACTTATCTTGTCCATGGGTGTAGTACAACATTATATGATATCAGAACAAATGGAGAAAATTTCAAAAACACATTCTTTTTTGTGTGGAAAAGAATAAAATAATTAAGAGCCTTTAGAGCGAAAGTAACATAAACCCACAAGTACAAGCGATTTATACCCTCAACTTCTGAGCTAGCAGTGAAAGAATAATCCAAATTTGTTTGGTTAACCGCTGATGAGAAATCTCACAAACTCCTATGACGCACACCCTCTGTGACGTGCATTGTCACCCCGGTGTCCTTCCTCCTCGAGTGGCATATACTATCCATTCAATACACTAATTAGTGTGCCAGAAGTTTCAAAATAGAACTTTTTAGTTCGACTCTTATTACGTAACGTTTCTATGCTGGCGAGGTGTAAAACCGGGACAGAGAAAAACACAACGTACCCCATGCATGAACTTATTCTCTTCGAGAAGTCTATGCTCTGGAGAAGGTCTACTCAAATGTAATTACTACTCCCGTCTCAAGAAAAGGCctaaaaaatgtcttatatttgagACGAATGTAGTACCTTTCATCCATTTTTAATGATTTCTTATGCTTGAAAAATTGTTATTTGGATAGTAATATTCCAACATTAAACTATCCTGAATAGCTGAAAGCTTCATGGATTGCGAGGCAATTATCATTCATCAATTTGGTGGATCAAAATATAATGAGAAATAGTGGGAAAGAAGATGTGACCTCAGTTGTTATATACACCACTTAGTTTTAGGAATAAGCCTATCAAACCTGACATGATGACAGGGCAAAGATACCACTCAGTTCTTCAAATATACCACCCGGCACCAACCGCATCCTCCACCACCCAGGAGCACCAACATTGTCTGTTTCACGACTCAGGCGCTGGTGACCAACCTGTACGACGCGAACGAGCAGATCGACACGGCGTTGAGGGAGATCAAGCCGTCAACGAACACTCAATTCCAGCTGCATTTAACAATTCTTTTATTTAATTTGGTTGGGGTGCGCCTGCCCAGGCAGTAGTGCAACGCACTGAGCGACACCTGAGGACCCCAATGGCAAGCCACTGTGGTGGGCCCTCCCCCACAAAAAATAAATTTAATATCGTTGTGAGCACATGGCCCACATATCAGATATTAAACTGATAAGAACAGATACTACACTTGATCTTAGCCAAAAGGCCGAGAAAGGTATGCTTCAACCCGCTGGCCACCCCTGCTCTTTATAGCCTCGCAGCGCCCCGCCTCCCCTTCGccaagcgatgtgggactaaacgagTCGCAGCAACCGGGGTGAACTGGCTCCGTAGCTCGGCAATCCCCTCGCATGGGCCGTAAACATCCCGAAGCGGGCCTTTCTTTCCTCGAGACGCACAGGTGGCCCGTCTCGCTCGACACCGGTGGGTCATGGTTTCTCAGAAGAAAAAAAAAAAGACTCCAGCGGGTCATGGGTCCCGGTGGCAGTCAGTAAAGTATGCTTCATTTTTACTTTTACCAGCTGATGAAAACTCAAGCAAAATCGCTGTGAAAAGAACAAGACTGAAGCTGGATTGTACTGCGGCCGGGCCGAGGCAGCATTGTTAGGAGCTTTCGATAGGTTAATTTTTTCCTGATGATTTCCGAGATTAAAAAATAGATTTTTATTTTTGAAGTTTGGATAAACCATTGCTTCGTCTGGTGTCTACAATACATATAACTCATTATAGTACTAATTTCATTTTTACCAGATCGAAAAATTTTATGTTGAAAAGAAAAATTTATAGATTCAATGTCACATTTCGTAAAAATTTACGATACATGTATAGGATGCACTCAATGTGTACGAGCTTGTCCAACAGATGTATTAGAAATGATACCCATCTTATCCATCTCGTTGCGTCCGCACAAGAACAACAAGAGATGATTAGCTTCGTTTTTTACCATGATGATGATGGCTTCCTTCCTTCAtattagcagcagcagcagtcagcaGAGCAGCCCAGGCAGCTAGAGTTTAATCCCCACACGGCACGCGCCACGCACACGGCAGAGGAGCGCAGATGGCCAGCGGCGGCTCGTCGGACGCGGAGGCGGAGCTGCGGCGGGGCTTCAAGGCCCTGGCCGTGACGCGGCCGGACCCGGCGGCCGCGGTCTACGAGGTGCGCCTCAGCCGCCCCGCGCAGCGCAACGCGCTCAGCCCGGACTCCTTCGCGGAGATCCCGCGCGCCATGGCGCTGCTCGACCGCGTCCCCGCCGCGCGCGCCGTCGTGCTCTCCGCCGCGGGCCCGCACTTCTGCGCGGGCATCGAGCTCGGCGGGCCCGGGAACCCGCTCACCGCGCCCTTCAGCCGGGGCGCCGACCCCGCGGCCGCGGCCGAGGGGCTCCGCCGCGCGATCCTCGGCATGCAAGCCGCGCTCACCGCCGTCGAGCTGTGCCGGAAGCCCGTCATCGCGGCCGTGCACGGCGCCTGCGTCGGCGGCGGCGTCGACCTCGTCGCCGCCTGCGACATACGCTACTGCTCCAAGGACGCCACGTTCGTGCTCAAGGAGGTGGACATGGCCATCGTCGCCGACCTCGGCGCGCTGCAGCGCCTGCCGCGGATCGTCGGCTACGGGAACGCGGCGGACCTCGCGCTCACCGGCCGCAGGATCACCGCCGCGGAGGCCAAGGAGATGGGGCTCGTCAGCAGGGTGTTCGATTCCAAGCAGGAGCTGGATGCCGGTGTTGCGAAGATCGCCAAAGGTATAATTTCTCCGTGCTGTTCTTTCTTTGCCTCTGTACTCTGCCAAAATGTTTAACATGATTTGTTTTTGGAGTTGAGAACTTGAGGTTGAGGGGGTAGAGAACTTGAGATGTCGATAAATCTGTAGTATATGTCGGTAACGAAATGAACAAGGGTGTCTCTCTTGGGTATCTGTAGTATATGTTGTTGATAAATCTTGTCTGCACTCTGATTGCAGTTGATCTAACTGGAATTGGTAGATCAAATTGGCTGTACCAGCAGATCACCAATTGTTAGTGAGAACCCCTTGGTTCTGAAAAATGAGAGGTTAAACTTCATGTTAGTAACATTAACAGCACGCATGGATTGCGTTTTAAGTACAAGTTATTTTAGTATAGTATCTGAGTCAGCTTAAACTTTGCACAGAGTTTCTAGAATTCCAACTTTCCCAGCTTTCATAAAGATCCATCTATATTCTCATTTCCTGGTTTTTGTGCATTTGCTATAGTGTGCTTAGTGTCCTATAAGTGCAGGCTTAAATGTTCCTCTTACTACATTAAGCAGCAAAATCCACCACTCTCTTGATTGGTTGCAGAGGCGCTGTGCTCCATTTCCCAACATCATGAAAAGTGAACTGGAAAGTTTGGGCCATATAGTTAGTGCTGTTAGTTTGAAGTCAGATGCACTTGAATCAATCCAACAAAGCACTGTATAATGGTTTAAAAGGTTCGCAATTTACTAGTGTCACCCCTCTATCGAGTCAGAAGCAAGTTGGATTTGTTCTTCCAAGTTGTAAGTAAATGCACATATGTAGGTCTGACTGTTCCATGTTCATAAGGTGTTACCATAATTCAGATTCATGCATAAGATGTCCCTGCGCAAACCAGTTTCTTGTTAACTATGCCTACCACTTTTTCTCCATCGACTATGTAACTCAACAAGCTGCGACCAATGATGGACTAAGAGACAATTTTTTTTTATTGTTTCAGAAATATCAGAGAAGTCGGCAAACGCAGTGATGGGAACGAAGGCAGTTCTACTGAGAAGCAGAGATATCACAGTAGAGCAGGGTCTGGAACATGTAGCGACTTGGAATTCTGGAATGCTGAGATCTAATGACCTGATGGAGGCCATCAAAGCTTTCATGGAGAAGCGGAAGCCTGTTTTCTCTAAACTCTG contains:
- the LOC119278219 gene encoding delta(3,5)-Delta(2,4)-dienoyl-CoA isomerase, peroxisomal-like; this encodes MASGGSSDAEAELRRGFKALAVTRPDPAAAVYEVRLSRPAQRNALSPDSFAEIPRAMALLDRVPAARAVVLSAAGPHFCAGIELGGPGNPLTAPFSRGADPAAAAEGLRRAILGMQAALTAVELCRKPVIAAVHGACVGGGVDLVAACDIRYCSKDATFVLKEVDMAIVADLGALQRLPRIVGYGNAADLALTGRRITAAEAKEMGLVSRVFDSKQELDAGVAKIAKEISEKSANAVMGTKAVLLRSRDITVEQGLEHVATWNSGMLRSNDLMEAIKAFMEKRKPVFSKL
- the LOC119282014 gene encoding probable glutathione S-transferase GSTU6; the encoded protein is MAGEGDDVKLLGTVVSPFAVRVRMTLHLKGVSYEDLEQDVFDKGELLLASNPVRKKVPVLILIHDGRPICESLVIVEYVDEVWAGAAPLLPTDPHGRADARFWAAYVDDKVVTAMLGILRATTDVERAERLDAALAAVRPLEDAFAECSGVKAFFAGDSVGYLDLALGCHLFWFEALREMFDVMIIDAGRTPRLAAWAGRFAETETAKKAASPIKSIVEYAGKLRAIWAAIAAAAK